The following proteins come from a genomic window of Amaranthus tricolor cultivar Red isolate AtriRed21 chromosome 14, ASM2621246v1, whole genome shotgun sequence:
- the LOC130799808 gene encoding mini zinc finger protein 3-like, giving the protein MKKRQVVVKRDEGSRTINNNSTTNEYWECQKNHAASIGGYAVDGCREFMAMGAEGTSNALVCAACGCHRNFHRKQAHAEVVCEIS; this is encoded by the coding sequence atgaagaagaggcaaGTAGTGGTGAAAAGAGATGAAGGATCGCGAACAATCAACAATAACTCTACAACAAATGAGTATTGGGAGTGTCAGAAAAATCATGCGGCAAGCATCGGAGGTTATGCCGTAGATGGGTGCAGGGAATTCATGGCGATGGGTGCGGAAGGTACAAGCAATGCCCTTGTTTGTGCGGCTTGTGGGTGCCATAGAAATTTCCATAGGAAACAGGCTCATGCTGAAGTAGTTTGTGAGATCTCTTAA